Proteins encoded within one genomic window of Anopheles gambiae chromosome 3, idAnoGambNW_F1_1, whole genome shotgun sequence:
- the LOC1271295 gene encoding uncharacterized protein LOC1271295 isoform X2, with translation MQQPAWRCNRAAQSVALAAVLVLLAVHYSGAVFPTVLRACPRNSTDLNQCIIEVVNELRPRLATGDFGENFTITSLEPIKIDRLTIERGENFKANFTNFRISGATHEKTGFIVKKLKTDIDNRQINATILLPKLQVNSKYSLKMSILVLQINGDGDLQVNLTDTKVSLKLTFYTETVDGEEYFRFNPINLRVKFGKARFYLKNLFNGDPTLEMIGNQAINENPDVLLDEVKGGIEENLAKLFTKIASEVVKDALFEEVFPWS, from the exons ATGCAGCAACCAGCGTGGAGGTGTAATCGTGCCGCCCAGTCGGTAGCGCTAGCCGCCGTGCTTGTCCTGCTGGCGGTGCATTACAGTGGTGCCGTGTTTC ctaCCGTTTTGCGTGCCTGTCCCCGCAACTCGACCGACCTGAACCAATGCATCATCGAGGTGGTGAACGAGCTGCGACCGCGGCTAGCGACGGGCGACTTTGGCGAAAACTTTACCATCACCTCGCTCGAGCCGATCAAGATCGACCGGCTGACGATCGAGCGGGGCGAAAACTTTAAGGCAAACTTTACCAACTTCCGGATCAGCGGTGCGACGCACGAGAAGACGGGCTTCATCGTGAAGAAGCTAAA AACCGATATTGACAATCGACAGATTAATGCCACCATCCTGCTGCCGAAGCTGCAGGTCAACTCGAAGTACTCGCTGAAGATGAGCATTCTGGTGCTGCAGATCAATGGCGATGGTGATCTGCAGGTGAATCTGA CCGACACCAAGGTAAGCCTGAAGCTGACGTTCTACACGGAAACGGTCGACGGGGAGGAGTACTTCCGCTTCAATCCGATCAATCTGCGCGTTAAGTTTGGCAAGGCACGGTTCTATCTGAAGAATCTGTTCAACGGCGATCCGACGCTGGAGATGATCGGCAATCAGGCGATCAACGAAAATCCGGACGTGCTGCTGGATGAGGTGAAGGGCGGCATTGAGGAGAATTTGGCCAAACTGTTCACCAAGATTGCGAGCGAGGTGGTCAAGGATGCACTGTTCGAGGAGGTGTTCCCGTGGAGCTAA
- the LOC1271295 gene encoding uncharacterized protein LOC1271295 isoform X1, whose amino-acid sequence MRAMTTGKAAASVDRLLTVGYVLVSVGAMITLVGAGLPTVLRACPRNSTDLNQCIIEVVNELRPRLATGDFGENFTITSLEPIKIDRLTIERGENFKANFTNFRISGATHEKTGFIVKKLKTDIDNRQINATILLPKLQVNSKYSLKMSILVLQINGDGDLQVNLTDTKVSLKLTFYTETVDGEEYFRFNPINLRVKFGKARFYLKNLFNGDPTLEMIGNQAINENPDVLLDEVKGGIEENLAKLFTKIASEVVKDALFEEVFPWS is encoded by the exons ATGAGAGCGATGACAACGGGCAAGGCCGCCGCCAGCGTGGATCGGCTGCTGACAGTCGGCTACGTACTGGTCAGTGTCGGGGCCATGATCACCCTCGTCGGTGCCGGTTTGC ctaCCGTTTTGCGTGCCTGTCCCCGCAACTCGACCGACCTGAACCAATGCATCATCGAGGTGGTGAACGAGCTGCGACCGCGGCTAGCGACGGGCGACTTTGGCGAAAACTTTACCATCACCTCGCTCGAGCCGATCAAGATCGACCGGCTGACGATCGAGCGGGGCGAAAACTTTAAGGCAAACTTTACCAACTTCCGGATCAGCGGTGCGACGCACGAGAAGACGGGCTTCATCGTGAAGAAGCTAAA AACCGATATTGACAATCGACAGATTAATGCCACCATCCTGCTGCCGAAGCTGCAGGTCAACTCGAAGTACTCGCTGAAGATGAGCATTCTGGTGCTGCAGATCAATGGCGATGGTGATCTGCAGGTGAATCTGA CCGACACCAAGGTAAGCCTGAAGCTGACGTTCTACACGGAAACGGTCGACGGGGAGGAGTACTTCCGCTTCAATCCGATCAATCTGCGCGTTAAGTTTGGCAAGGCACGGTTCTATCTGAAGAATCTGTTCAACGGCGATCCGACGCTGGAGATGATCGGCAATCAGGCGATCAACGAAAATCCGGACGTGCTGCTGGATGAGGTGAAGGGCGGCATTGAGGAGAATTTGGCCAAACTGTTCACCAAGATTGCGAGCGAGGTGGTCAAGGATGCACTGTTCGAGGAGGTGTTCCCGTGGAGCTAA
- the LOC4578363 gene encoding protein takeout, which translates to MLPTTNLVWIALAAIVYLGGSFAALPSSIKVCSRNDPELSRCVIEAVNDLRPRLATGKISDQFQIPPLEPLALATVNMDRGAELKATFSELLVSGPSKFKIDNLKVNIEKLIFDFNIFLPKLSFKGKYDLKIKLLLLNIAGVGDLSGVIENNQARVKLLCEKYAKDGKEYVRVKKLVVRIQIEKGRFDMKDLFRGDPVLSQAGNQFINENSRLFLDELTPGLERSLSDTFKATANEIMQQATFDEIFPA; encoded by the exons ATGCTGCCAACGACGAACCTGGTGTGGATCGCCCTAGCGGCGATCGTGTACCTCGGGGGAAGCTTCGCCGCACTCC CGTCCTCCATCAAGGTGTGCTCGAGGAACGATCCCGAGCTGAGCCGGTGCGTGATCGAGGCGGTGAACGATCTGCGGCCCCGGCTGGCCACCGGCAAAATTTCCGACCAGTTCCAAATTCCACCGCTGGAACCGCTCGCCCTCGCGACGGTCAACATGGACCGGGGGGCCGAGCTGAAGGCCACCTTCAGCGAGCTGCTCGTGTCGGGGCCGAGCAAGTTCAAGATCGACAACTTGAA gGTCAACATCGAGAAGCTGATCTTCGACTTTAACATCTTCCTGCCGAAGCTGTCCTTCAAGGGAAAGTACGATCTGAAGattaagctgctgctgcttaacATTGCCGGCGTTGGCGACCTTTCCGGAGTCATCG AAAACAACCAGGCACGGGTGAAGCTGCTGTGCGAAAAGTACGCCAAGGACGGCAAGGAGTACGTGCGCGTGAAGAAGCTGGTGGTGCGCATCCAGATCGAGAAGGGCCGGTTCGACATGAAGGACCTGTTCCGGGGCGATCCCGTCCTCAGCCAGGCCGGCAACCAGTTTATCAACGAAAACTCGCGCCTCTTCCTGGACGAGCTGACGCCCGGGCTGGAGCGCAGCCTGTCGGACACGTTCAAGGCGACCGCGAACGAGATCATGCAGCAGGCGACGTTCGACGAGATCTTCCCTGCGTAA